In one Polaribacter sp. ALD11 genomic region, the following are encoded:
- a CDS encoding L-threonylcarbamoyladenylate synthase, protein MAEFIKIYNENPNPKEIAKVVKVLQAGGLVIYPTDTVYGLGCDITKTKALEKIARIKGINLEKANFSFICNDLSHLSDYVKQIDSATFKILKRALPGPYTFILPGSNNLPKVFKKKKTVGIRIPDNNIIRTLVAELGNPIMSTSIRDDDDVLEYTTDPELIFEKWQNLVDLVIDGGSGDNEPSTVIDLTDEPTVVRQGKGSLDIL, encoded by the coding sequence ATGGCAGAATTCATTAAAATATATAACGAAAATCCCAATCCTAAAGAAATAGCCAAAGTTGTAAAAGTTTTACAAGCTGGCGGTTTGGTTATTTATCCAACAGATACTGTCTATGGTTTAGGTTGCGATATTACAAAAACTAAAGCTTTAGAAAAAATTGCAAGAATAAAAGGTATCAATTTAGAGAAAGCAAACTTCTCATTTATTTGCAACGATTTAAGTCATCTTTCAGATTATGTAAAGCAAATAGATTCCGCGACTTTTAAAATTTTAAAAAGAGCATTGCCAGGACCTTATACGTTTATTCTTCCTGGTAGTAATAATCTGCCAAAAGTATTCAAAAAGAAAAAAACGGTAGGAATTAGAATTCCAGATAACAATATTATAAGAACTTTAGTTGCAGAACTGGGCAACCCAATAATGTCGACTTCTATTAGAGATGATGATGATGTTTTAGAATATACTACAGATCCTGAATTAATTTTTGAAAAATGGCAAAATTTAGTTGATCTTGTAATTGACGGTGGTTCTGGAGATAATGAACCTTCTACAGTAATCGATTTAACAGATGAACCAACAGTAGTTAGACAAGGAAAAGGAAGTTTAGATATTTTGTAG